Proteins found in one Triticum urartu cultivar G1812 chromosome 4, Tu2.1, whole genome shotgun sequence genomic segment:
- the LOC125552155 gene encoding E3 ubiquitin-protein ligase RDUF2-like, translating to MASSPVSYWCYHCSRFVRVSPATVVCPDCDGGFLEQFPHPPPPRGGGGSGRRGAMNPVIVLRGGSLSGFELYYEDGSGDGLRPLPGDVSHLLMGSGFHRLLDQFSRLEAAAPRPPASKAAVESMPSVTVAGGGGAHCAVCQEAFEPGAAAREMPCKHVYHQDCILPWLSLRNSCPICRSELPAAAVPEAEADAGLTIWRLPRGGFAVGRFAGGPREQLPVVYTELDGGFSNGVGPRRVTWPEGEGQVDGGEGRIRRVFRNLFGCFGRGGRPESSSQSRSG from the coding sequence ATGGCGTCGTCCCCGGTCTCCTACTGGTGCTACCACTGCAGCCGCTTCGTGCGGGTCTCCCCGGCCACCGTCGTCTGCCCCGACTGCGACGGCGGCTTCCTCGAGCAGTTcccgcacccgccgccgccgcgcggcggcggcggcagcggccgGCGCGGGGCCATGAACCCCGTGATCGTGCTGCGGGGCGGCTCGCTCTCCGGCTTCGAGCTCTACTACGAGGACGGCTCCGGCGACGGGCTGCGTCCGCTGCCCGGCGACGTCTCGCACCTCCTCATGGGGTCCGGCTTCCACCGCCTGCTCGACCAGTTCTCGCGGCTGGAGGCGGCCGCGCCGCGCCCGCCGGCCTCCAAGGCCGCGGTCGAGTCGATGCCTTCCGTGACCGTCGCCGGGGGAGGCGGGGCCCACTGCGCGGTGTGCCAGGAGGCCTTCGAGCCCGGCGCCGCGGCCCGGGAGATGCCGTGCAAGCACGTCTACCACCAGGACTGCATCCTCCCCTGGCTCTCCCTCCGCAACTCCTGCCCCATCTGCCGCAGCGAGCTTCCGGCGGCGGCCGTGCCTGAGGCGGAGGCGGACGCCGGGCTCACCATCTGGCGACTCCCCCGCGGCGGATTTGCCGTCGGAAGGTTCGCCGGCGGGCCCAGAGAGCAACTGCCGGTTGTCTACACGGAGCTGGATGGTGGTTTCAGCAACGGCGTCGGGCCGAGGCGGGTGACATGGCCAGAAGGAGAAGGGCAGGTGGACGGCGGCGAAGGTCGGATTCGCCGTGTATTTAGGAACCTGTTTGGGTGCTTTGGCCGGGGCGGCCGGCCCGAGAGTTCCTCGCAGTCCCGTAGTGGCTGA